The nucleotide window ATTCGGGATTGAGTCCATCAATCACGTTTTTGATGCCTTCAAGGGGGTCGGGATAGGTGGTAAGTGCTTTATTTGAATCTACAATTTTTCCATCCGAATCCCCTACAAGCGCCGCATCGGTATAAGTACCTCCGGCATCAATCCCAAGGCTATAATGCATGTTGAAAATTGCTCCTTTTTTCTTTTTTTGAAGTGGTTTTAACAAATGTTTTATAATTTTTACATTCGCTCGCCAGAATAAAAGAGTTTAGAAATTAAGAATTGATATAATAAAGCAGTGTAATCTTAGAACAATAATATTTGAAATTAATGAATATATATAGTTATTTCAGGATAATTTGAAATGACTAGAAATGACAACTTTCTGTAGAAATACAATATGATAGCTTTTTAACTAGATAACAAACAAAAAGGACCTTGGTAATATGACTTCTGCAAAATCTACCCAAAATGCTACTCCTCATCTTCCTGAGGACTATGATTCTCGGATTTCCGGAGTTCTCCCTTTTTACTCCTGCTTTCATCAGGAAACCATTAATTTCGTCAAATCCTTGCCATCCACCCCAAAAATCTGGCTAGATACCGGATGCGGAACAGGATCTCTGGTTAATAAGGCAATTGAAGAATTTCCGGCTACAAAGTTTCTTTTACTTGATCCCTCAGAAGGTATGCTAAATCAGGCAAGGAAAAAACTATCATCCTGCCCTGCTGACAGGCTGGAATTCCTGAAAGCTTCCTCTTCCCAGGAGTTTTCTCAAGAATTGGAAGAAAAGCCGGATGTTATAACTGCAATACAGTGTCATCATTATCTTACCCGCGAAGGCAGGATCAGGGCGACTGGTGTGTGTTATAATCTTCTAAAAGAAGGTGGGATTTATATCACATTTGAGAATATCAGGCCGCTAACCGAAGAAGGCATTACTTTAGGAAAACAATACTGGCACAATTTCCAGTTAGCTCACGGCAGGACTGAAGAAGAAATAAAGGAACATCTGGAGCGCTTTGATACCGAATATTTTCCAATAACTGTTGAAGAACACCTTGAGCTTTTAAGAGAAACAGGATTCAGAACCGTGGAACTATTCTGGTATTCTTACATGCAGGCTGGTTTTTACTGCATCAAATAAGTTAGTTGTCATTATCCTTATTTTGTTTCTTATTTTTTGATTACACGATTTAAAATCACATCAATAAGCTGACAAATTCAATCTTACTTATAGACAAAATAATTTTTTTATTAATGAAATGATATTAATATTGATTCTACATCTGTTTTTGTGATGAAAAATAGAATAAACAGAATATTCATTTCAAATATATTTTGGCGGTAAATTATATGGAAGATTTAATAATTTATTTACTAATTGGTGCTGCAGCAGGTATTTTAAGCGGACTATTTGGAATTGGTGGTGGAGTTATAATTATTCCTGCACTAGTTGTTTTACAGGGATTTTCTCAAATAAAAGCCCAAGGAACTTCTCTAGTTGCACTGCTTCCGCCTGTTGGCATACTTGCATTTCTTGAGTATTATAAAAGAGGACACACCGATTTATATGCGGGTATAATTATTTGTATTGCTATGGTTATTGGTGCTAAGTTCGGAGCACAATTTGCAAATATGCTCCCGGTAGATGTACTAAGAAAGGCTTTTGGTATATTTGTTATTTTAATAGGAATAAAGACCTTTTTGGGAAAATAATAATTCTACCCCTAAGGATGTAAATGTTACTCAGTTATTCAAAATCAGTCTATTGGCTGTAATTTCAACGTAAATCTAAAAAATAAGCTAAAAAGTCTGAGTGAAAATCCTAAGTCTGAATAAAGGATTAAAATAGAATTATACTCTCAATACATATCAGAAAATCTAAAATATAATTACAGAGAATCAGTGTCTCTGAAATATGCGCTTGAAATTTATCGGTATCTCTAAAATATGAGTTTGAAACTCGTCAGGGTCTCTGAAACATGCTCTTGATATTCGTAGGAGTCTCTAAAGCTTTTCAGTTACACAAACTCCTTAAAAAAATGAAATTAATACGAAGAATATTTTTTCTTCGTAGTTCGTGTATCTCTTGTGTAACCTGTGCTGTTCGTACTTCGAGAATCGCTGTGAGAGTCATTCCGTGAGTCATTTCGAGAGTAACTCCGAGAATCACTCCGAGAATCGCTTCGAGCGCCATTGCGAGTGCCGCCGCGAGATTCACCAGCACTCTTTGAACTTCGGCCCTTTGATTTCTGGGCAAGCTCTATAAAGGGTTTTCGACCTCTCTTTTTGTCTTTGAAGATTTCAAGTAGGGCTGAAGCCTGGGCAAAAGGTACAGTTACGAAGGAGAAGTGCGGGAAAATTTCTGCATCCTTTACTTTCAGGTCGCTTTCTCCAGTTTCTTCCTGTATAAACTCGCACAGCTTCTCAGGGGTCATGCCGTCAGCTTTCCCCATTGCTATGAAAAGCCTGGTCTTACCTTTCCGATCGACATATGAACTTCCGGAGATCTCTGCATACATGCTTTCGTCGAACATTTCCTTAAAAGAGTACTTCAGGAGGGCGGCCAGAATCTTTTCGGCCGGGTACTCTTCAAGAAGCTTTTCACTCATCTCAAGGCAGTCGCCATAGTCTTCGGTTTTTATAGTCTCTTCGAGTTCGGTTTTTACTCTTGCCCTTTTGGCTTTTATTACATCTTTGATCTCGGGAATTCGGCCTTTTCTCATTTCGGACTTTGAAGTCTTTTTTATGTAGGTAAGCCGCCTGTACTCCGTAGATGTAACGAAAGTAATCGCAGTTCCCTGCTTTCCTGCTCGACCGGTTCTTCCTATCCTGTGTACGTAGGACTCAGGGTCCTGAGGCAGGGAATAGTTGATTACGTGGGTCAGGTCCATGATATCAATACCTCGGGCTGCAACGTCGGTTGCTACGAGAATATTTATTTTTTGTTTTCTGAACCTGTTCAGGATCTTTTCTCTTTCATTCTGGGAAAGGTCGCCGTGAAGGGCATCGGCTGCATATCCCCGGTCTCCAAGCTTCTGGGAAAGCTGAGCGGTATCGGTTTTTGTTCTGCAGAATACAAGCCCGTAGAATTCGTCTTCGATATCGATAATCCTGCACAAGGCTTCGAATTTGTCGCTTTCCTTGACTTCAAAATAAATCTGCTCGGTCAGGTTTACATCAAGATCTTCTTTCTCAATGGCAACATGCTCATAGTTCTTCATATACTTCTTGATGATGCCAAGGATTGGCTTTGGCATTGTAGCTGAAAAGAAAAGCATTCGCTTATCAGGCCCAGTTGCCTTTAGAATTTCCTTAATATCGTCAATAAAGCCCATATTGAGCATTTCATCGGCTTCGTCCAGCACAAAGTACATGATGTCCTCAAGGTTCAAGCTCTTCCGCTCAAGGTGATCGATGACCCTTCCTGGGGTTCCCACGACAATATCAACTCCACTTTTCAGCATTCTGAGTTGCTGGGTCATGGACTGTCCGCCATAAATCGGGACTATATGCAGCTTTTTGTCCCCTTTCAGGGAGTTGAGCTCTTCTGAGACCTGGATTGCCAGTTCTCGAGTAGGAGTCAGGACTATAGCCTGCACCCTTCCTGATTTCTCCGGAATTTTTTCTATAATGGGAGCTCCGAAAGCCGTTGTTTTCCCGGTTCCGGTCTGAGCCTGCCCTATGATATCACATTCTCCTTTCAAAAAAAGCGGGATAACCTTTTCCTGAATTGGGGTTGGTTCTTCAAACCCTTTCTTTTTAAGAGCTTTTAATGTACTGTCTGAAAGCCCTAATGCCTTAAATTTTGCTAATTTTTCCATGTACTCACTCTAATGTTAATATTTTTTACAGATCGCTCAATTTGCAGGTCTGCTGCTGACATACTCTGCCGCATACCCGGCAGTATCCTTTGCGGAAGAGGCCATTTATTGAAACCAGTACATGATACCAGCTAAAAACAGGTAAACACGCCGAATAAATGGTTGCTATTTCCCGGGAATGCGAGAAGGTGCCTAGGACCAGGGAAATTCACAACCGAGATACATAAAACTTATACAGCAAAAGTTCGATTTTCTTGGATAAGTTCCGGACGCTTTTTTGAGTTCTTCCCTGTGATACAGGCAGACGGAGTTATTAGATTAAATAATACCAGGTTAGATAACCTTTGACTTGAATAATTACAGTTACCCTGTTACCAATTCCTGTATATAACCCTTTGCAACTCCTCTAACGAAGTCTTTAATAATAAAGCTTTCTATCATCCGGAAAAGCCCTTAAGCCAGATGGCATCGATTTTCAGGAAAACCAATTATAAGCCAGTAGTTACAACACAAGCATATGAAGCAATTAAAATGAGTATATGCAGCAATTACAATACAGGCATATGAAGCAATTACAATACAGGCATATGAAGCAATTACAATACAGGCATATGAAGCAATTACAATACAGGCATATGAAGCAATTACAATACAGGCATATGAAGCAATTGCAGTATAGACAGGAGTTACAGACTCAATAGAGTGCTTAGAATCGCAATCAATGCCTGGAAATTATATCCGGTGCTTGAGGTCATAAAATGAGGCTTTAGATAGGAATTTTAAGATAGGAATTTTAAGATAGGAATTTTAAGATAGGAATTTTAAGATAGGAATTTTAAGATAGGAATTTTGATAGGACTAAGAAATGTTGAGAAAATACCTGCCTATTTAGTAATACCATCCATGAGAACAAACTTCATCGGTCAACATTTCTTTAAGGAGGTTCAACCTGTCTATTGAGTTCCGGATCTGTTCGGGCTTGTCAAGTACTTCTTCACACCCGGTTTCTTCCTGTATTGTTGTGATCCTCAGAAGTTCGGCAAAATTAACGCACTCGTCCAGAAAGCTGTTGAACAGCTTGCGGGCCTTTATAAGGCCATCCGAGGTTCTGAAGTCGGGCTGAACGGTTTTTTCGTACTCTGCCCTATGTTTCATCTCGGAGACCAGAAAACGTGACTCAACATAATCCTTTGCGTTTAGAAGATCACCGAGCTTCCTGAGATCAGTCCCTATATGCTGAGTAAAGTAAGCAATCTCAAAAGCCCACTGCTTATCAAAGTTAGTTTCCGGGCCTAGATTGGAAAAAGGAATTTTACTAGTCAGCCAGTTCATCTCCTTTTTATTTTGCCTTTTTTCGTTATTAATATGTAAAAGGAAAGAATAAAAGCTTAACTAAATTCTCTGGCTATATGGTGTATTTTCTATATGTTTTCTGGACTTTTCTTTGGAAGTACTCCACATAGCACATGTATTATAGAGTTTGTCCTCAGTAAGCTCAGGGCTTCTTTCTTAATCAGCTTATACACTGCTTTTTCATTCTCTGCGCATTTTTCCAGAAAAACTATCTTTTTACTC belongs to Methanosarcina barkeri 3 and includes:
- a CDS encoding DEAD/DEAH box helicase; amino-acid sequence: MEKLAKFKALGLSDSTLKALKKKGFEEPTPIQEKVIPLFLKGECDIIGQAQTGTGKTTAFGAPIIEKIPEKSGRVQAIVLTPTRELAIQVSEELNSLKGDKKLHIVPIYGGQSMTQQLRMLKSGVDIVVGTPGRVIDHLERKSLNLEDIMYFVLDEADEMLNMGFIDDIKEILKATGPDKRMLFFSATMPKPILGIIKKYMKNYEHVAIEKEDLDVNLTEQIYFEVKESDKFEALCRIIDIEDEFYGLVFCRTKTDTAQLSQKLGDRGYAADALHGDLSQNEREKILNRFRKQKINILVATDVAARGIDIMDLTHVINYSLPQDPESYVHRIGRTGRAGKQGTAITFVTSTEYRRLTYIKKTSKSEMRKGRIPEIKDVIKAKRARVKTELEETIKTEDYGDCLEMSEKLLEEYPAEKILAALLKYSFKEMFDESMYAEISGSSYVDRKGKTRLFIAMGKADGMTPEKLCEFIQEETGESDLKVKDAEIFPHFSFVTVPFAQASALLEIFKDKKRGRKPFIELAQKSKGRSSKSAGESRGGTRNGARSDSRSDSRSYSRNDSRNDSHSDSRSTNSTGYTRDTRTTKKKYSSY
- a CDS encoding sulfite exporter TauE/SafE family protein; this encodes MEDLIIYLLIGAAAGILSGLFGIGGGVIIIPALVVLQGFSQIKAQGTSLVALLPPVGILAFLEYYKRGHTDLYAGIIICIAMVIGAKFGAQFANMLPVDVLRKAFGIFVILIGIKTFLGK
- a CDS encoding class I SAM-dependent methyltransferase encodes the protein MTSAKSTQNATPHLPEDYDSRISGVLPFYSCFHQETINFVKSLPSTPKIWLDTGCGTGSLVNKAIEEFPATKFLLLDPSEGMLNQARKKLSSCPADRLEFLKASSSQEFSQELEEKPDVITAIQCHHYLTREGRIRATGVCYNLLKEGGIYITFENIRPLTEEGITLGKQYWHNFQLAHGRTEEEIKEHLERFDTEYFPITVEEHLELLRETGFRTVELFWYSYMQAGFYCIK